In Etheostoma spectabile isolate EspeVRDwgs_2016 chromosome 20, UIUC_Espe_1.0, whole genome shotgun sequence, the following are encoded in one genomic region:
- the LOC116670125 gene encoding protein FAM163A translates to MSAGTIVISGGILAGVILLCIVAVLCYCRLQYYCCKKNDSEVDMGSVVGADPLSHFPCNACNALAMDGAAITPVSLDQLDTGSHHNHCPTCSPYTLRSGLTDDMRNGGERLGFHTYYENPSVSLPLSAHPQGSSPLSYCNPTDIFPPPPRPYSTQV, encoded by the exons ATGTCAGCAGGAACTATTGTTATATCTGGAGGAATTCTCGCCGGAGTGATACTGCTGTGCATtgtagcagtgctctgttactGTAGACTCCAG TATTACTGCTGTAAGAAGAATGATTCTGAGGTGGACATGGGCTCCGTGGTGGGAGCGgaccctctctctcactttccctGCAATGCCTGCAACGCCCTCGCCATGGACGGCGCGGCTATCACACCTGTCtctctggatcagctggacacGGGTTCTCACCACAACCACTGCCCCACCTGTTCCCCGTACACCCTCCGATCTGGACTCACAGATGACATGCGCAACGGAGGGGAGCGGCTGGGCTTCCACACCTACTATGAGAacccgtctgtctctctcccgctgtctgCCCACCCGCAGGGCTCCTCCCCTCTGAGTTACTGCAATCCCACGGACATATTTCCTCCCCCACCACGCCCCTACAGCACCCAGGTCTGA